Proteins from one Candidatus Omnitrophota bacterium genomic window:
- a CDS encoding GNVR domain-containing protein has translation MNDILLVVKKRMVLILVFVAAVSIFEAVRINKIKPMYAVTASLILENMAPKSVTDNDMFYAPNDLGVDYYRTQCRILSSRFLAEKVFNMLHLDNDVEFKDSKDPVGLLLSKVSVEQERYSWAVFVHVYDNNPKRAALIANAIVDAYIIQDVERKLLLKQNNKPTFSLPIEQLKEMSMEKMSIISGIRILDKAVVPNSPVFPNRIKSIMLAIIISAFAGVVISYAFEIFSPSLKKVKKAKLQ, from the coding sequence ATGAATGACATTTTGTTGGTGGTAAAGAAAAGGATGGTTCTAATTTTGGTATTTGTTGCTGCAGTTTCAATCTTTGAGGCGGTTCGTATTAATAAAATTAAGCCTATGTATGCAGTTACGGCTAGCTTAATTTTAGAAAATATGGCTCCTAAAAGCGTCACTGATAATGATATGTTTTATGCTCCAAATGATCTTGGAGTTGATTATTATCGTACACAATGCAGGATATTAAGTTCTCGTTTCCTAGCAGAGAAAGTCTTTAATATGTTGCATTTAGATAACGATGTAGAATTTAAGGATTCGAAAGATCCTGTGGGGTTACTTTTAAGTAAGGTTTCCGTTGAACAAGAAAGGTATTCATGGGCAGTTTTTGTTCATGTTTATGATAATAATCCTAAAAGGGCAGCTTTAATAGCTAATGCTATTGTTGATGCCTACATCATTCAGGATGTAGAAAGAAAATTATTGTTGAAGCAAAATAATAAGCCTACGTTTAGTCTGCCTATAGAACAACTCAAGGAAATGAGTATGGAAAAGATGTCTATAATTTCAGGAATTCGCATTCTCGATAAAGCAGTTGTGCCAAATAGCCCGGTTTTTCCTAACAGAATTAAAAGTATTATGTTGGCTATTATTATATCAGCGTTTGCAGGGGTAGTAATTTCTTATGCTTTTGAAATATTTAGTCCTAGCCTAAAAAAAGTTAAGAAAGCAAAGCTGCAATAA
- a CDS encoding glycosyltransferase — translation MVYFIDTVGEKSGLESFDENLVKLFVSNGIKCGIISNFSSKNCSKVFYNFYKNISFAKKILFFVISYLNYLKFIFCHQKSIFVYSCFGLRFVDIIFNLPFSLLGNFFVLVNDVQSLNTMDGLSLLQRIFYKYFIRNIIVFSKSARDELYSLGFRGRIFIIPWPAYSFDKSFDDANIAPEVRDSVNHSKINLLFFGGIKKSKGLDLVINALNELNPHELNRLKLIIAGQNINKAFVPIENMISNNVDLSLIIRYINNDELGYLFNNADYVLLPYEKIYQSAILNLAFYYNKPVISSDLPYFNEIYEKVKYGFIFKNGSKEDLKNTFLCLPKKFNFNSEDFLNQQENCLEEDLRLLLKNA, via the coding sequence ATGGTTTATTTCATTGATACAGTTGGGGAGAAATCAGGTTTAGAATCATTTGATGAGAATTTAGTTAAACTCTTTGTATCTAATGGTATCAAATGTGGGATTATTTCTAATTTTAGTAGTAAGAATTGCAGCAAAGTCTTTTATAATTTCTACAAGAACATAAGTTTTGCTAAGAAAATATTATTTTTTGTTATTTCTTATTTAAATTATTTAAAATTTATATTTTGCCATCAAAAAAGCATTTTTGTCTATTCTTGTTTTGGCTTAAGATTTGTAGACATTATTTTTAATTTACCATTTTCTTTATTAGGTAATTTTTTTGTTTTAGTCAATGATGTCCAGTCGCTAAATACGATGGATGGTTTAAGTCTGCTGCAGCGAATCTTTTATAAATATTTCATACGAAATATCATTGTTTTCTCAAAAAGCGCAAGAGATGAATTATATAGTCTTGGTTTCAGAGGGAGAATTTTTATTATTCCTTGGCCTGCATATTCTTTCGATAAATCTTTTGATGATGCTAATATTGCTCCTGAAGTAAGGGATAGTGTTAATCACTCAAAGATTAATTTACTTTTTTTTGGAGGCATTAAGAAATCGAAAGGATTAGATTTGGTTATTAATGCGTTAAACGAACTTAATCCACATGAACTAAATAGGCTAAAATTAATTATCGCCGGACAAAATATCAACAAAGCTTTTGTTCCAATTGAAAATATGATTTCTAATAATGTTGATTTATCTCTAATTATAAGGTACATAAATAACGATGAGCTTGGGTACTTGTTTAATAACGCCGATTATGTCTTGTTGCCATATGAAAAAATTTACCAAAGCGCAATTCTTAACCTGGCATTTTATTATAATAAACCTGTAATTTCTTCTGATTTGCCATATTTTAATGAGATTTATGAAAAGGTTAAGTACGGGTTTATTTTTAAAAATGGAAGCAAAGAAGATTTAAAGAATACTTTCCTATGTTTACCAAAAAAGTTTAATTTCAACTCGGAAGATTTTTTAAACCAACAAGAAAATTGCTTGGAGGAGGATCTTAGGTTATTATTAAAAAATGCTTAA